A genomic segment from Montipora foliosa isolate CH-2021 chromosome 9, ASM3666993v2, whole genome shotgun sequence encodes:
- the LOC137970707 gene encoding uncharacterized protein, with protein sequence MAGTPFSLEGLLVYISETFTAGVIQSYQGQGVLEEAPLMPRQDLLEDFKFGGESDLVFQEYDPPEGDNSKMAWKESRPITWWQSLWKAMKHAFFIQIVGGIALGSIAILIMVLDFNTVDVCFDMQSSNWTAVPKGTQAIIVTAATSEAYVVQLWSFLVVLCLFRWPLIKELNLLVLNLLGAFLDSCYRLSLQVYDIYKRSWMSFPLNGLFVVILLMNSVLIGRKIAKQSHNGRRRRIRKTLEVSAMLVAQFAFGIPITFVLVYLLIPLYGRATETYRAIIAGGLPLVTAAPKVIVRLAAQRIDFLHPGDAHVLLAVLYSASAIVFRVMQAELSNLRLFILLSIAHGAIDLLERLTIVIRDYLWYFIYKKLQQCDLGTTLNAERFRTPRSMRFVADMSIQMILGESTSLIAAVGFIQLYNFMYSDPSSSNMHFVTQFFVRVSIALSIDFFFNTFSLWLQMSYLNIAVVQVWRKKWRKHMLIGLIITTLTLCYFTTHLFAVVEAKNSQKTKAHDSSCAGPFAKFRLMLESDR encoded by the coding sequence ATGGCTGGAACTCCATTCTCCCTTGAGGGATTGCTTGTTTATATCAGCGAAACGTTTACTGCAGGAGTTATTCAGTCCTATCAAGGGCAAGGAGTTCTCGAAGAAGCTCCGTTAATGCCACGGCAAGATCTTTTGGAGGATTTTAAGTTTGGCGGTGAGAGTGATTTGGTCTTTCAGGAATATGACCCTCCTGAAGGTGACAACAGCAAAATGGCTTGGAAGGAATCGCGACCGATAACATGGTGGCAGTCACTCTGGAAAGCCATGAAGCACGCATTCTTCATTCAGATTGTTGGTGGTATAGCTCTGGGATCCATAGCTATTTTAATAATGGTTTTAGATTTTAATACAGTTGATGTTTGCTTCGATATGCAGTCCTCAAACTGGACGGCCGTCCCTAAAGGTACCCAGGCGATCATAGTGACAGCTGCTACCTCTGAAGCATACGTTGTTCAATTGTGGAGTTTCCTTGTTGTGctgtgtttgtttcgttggccTTTGATCAAGGAGCTTAATCTGCTGGTCCTTAATCTCCTTGGTGCTTTTTTGGATTCATGTTACCGGCTTTCCTTGCAAGTGTACGACATTTACAAGAGGTCTTGGATGTCATTTCCTCTTAACGGCCTTTTTGTCGTCATCTTATTAATGAATAGCGTACTCATCGGCAGAAAAATAGCAAAGCAAAGCCACAATGGACGACGTAGAAGAATTAGGAAAACTCTTGAGGTTTCTGCAATGCTGGTGGCCCAGTTTGCTTTTGGAATCCCTATAACTTTCGTTTTGGTGTATCTGTTGATTCCTTTGTATGGCCGGGCTACAGAGACGTACAGAGCTATAATTGCTGGAGGGTTGCCTCTTGTCACGGCTGCACCCAAGGTGATCGTACGGCTCGCTGCACAAAGAATCGATTTTCTTCATCCCGGAGACGCGCATGTGTTGCTTGCCGTGCTGTACAGTGCGTCCGCCATAGTTTTTCGCGTCATGCAAGCCGAGTTGTCGAATCTTCGTCTTTTTATTCTTCTTAGCATTGCGCATGGAGCGATAGATCTATTGGAAAGACTGACCATCGTTATTCGCGATTATTTGTGGTACTTTATTTACAAGAAGCTTCAACAATGTGATTTAGGGACTACACTGAATGCAGAGCGATTTCGCACACCACGGAGCATGCGTTTTGTTGCCGACATGAGTATCCAGATGATTTTGGGTGAGTCGACATCACTGATAGCGGCGGTTGGTTTCATTCAGCTTTACAATTTCATGTATAGTGACCCGTCCTCTTCGAACATGCACTTCGTAACCCAGTTCTTTGTTCGTGTCTCAATTGCCTTGAgcattgatttcttttttaatacGTTCTCCTTGTGGCTGCAAATGTCTTACTTAAATATAGCAGTCGTGCAAGTCTGGAGAAAGAAATGGCGAAAGCACATGCTGATTGGCTTGATTATTACAACTCTAACGTTGTGCTACTTTACAACTCATTTGTTTGCTGTTGTAGAGGCCAAAAACAGTCAAAAAACTAAGGCACATGATTCCAGTTGCGCGGGACCTTTTGCCAAATTTCGTTTAATGCTGGAGTCAGATCGTTAG